The proteins below are encoded in one region of Parvicella tangerina:
- a CDS encoding M3 family oligoendopeptidase — protein MSTLEIPVKPKRNFVPEDINWNNWDEVEPLLEDLLNRKLDSMDSLKKWLQDRSEMEAVVAEDVGRRYIKMTVDTSDEEAAKNYEYFVTEINPKISPYDDKLNRKLNDCSFTQELTGDGYQIYLRGIASAIEIYRDENNELAAKDAQLGQKYGAVSGKQSITYNGEEMTMQKAGTFLKSTDREVRKEVFDLVAERRMQDADEMDQILTEMVKIRTQIGKNADFENYRDYKFKAMGRFDYSVQDCFDFHSSIESEIVPIVKTFTEERLEKLGYGELKPYDTAVSLDGKPPLKPFETGEEMLQKTIELFYKIDPYCGERLEIMKAMKHLDLESKKGKAPGGYNYPLYEIGVPFIFMNSVGLQRDLVTMIHEGGHAVHSFLSRELELTPFKSLTSEIAELASMSMELISMEHWDDIYDNKEDLTRAKKEQLQGVLDVLPWVATVDAFQHWLYENPAHTVEERHEAWLVISTRFSSNMVDWTDYPDYRQVTWQKQLHIYEVPFYYIEYGMAQLGAIAMWRNYKKDPKKTMEQYKAALSLGYTKSIPEVYETAGVKFDFSGEYIGELAAFVKKELAQLK, from the coding sequence ATGAGCACATTAGAAATCCCTGTTAAGCCTAAGAGAAATTTCGTTCCAGAAGATATCAACTGGAACAATTGGGACGAAGTAGAACCGCTACTGGAAGATTTATTGAATCGTAAGCTTGATTCCATGGATAGTTTGAAAAAGTGGTTGCAAGATCGAAGCGAAATGGAGGCCGTTGTCGCTGAGGACGTTGGAAGACGGTACATCAAAATGACTGTTGATACTTCCGATGAAGAGGCCGCAAAGAACTACGAGTACTTCGTTACAGAGATCAATCCGAAGATATCGCCCTATGATGATAAATTGAATCGAAAGTTGAACGATTGCTCTTTTACACAAGAATTAACAGGAGATGGATATCAGATTTATCTCAGAGGTATAGCATCTGCCATTGAGATTTATCGAGATGAGAACAACGAACTTGCAGCAAAAGATGCACAGCTTGGGCAGAAGTATGGAGCCGTTTCAGGAAAGCAGTCGATTACTTATAACGGTGAGGAGATGACTATGCAAAAAGCAGGGACCTTTCTAAAGTCTACAGACCGAGAAGTAAGGAAGGAAGTGTTTGATTTGGTTGCAGAAAGACGAATGCAGGATGCAGATGAAATGGATCAAATACTAACTGAAATGGTTAAGATCAGGACGCAAATTGGCAAGAATGCTGATTTTGAGAACTATCGTGACTATAAATTCAAAGCAATGGGAAGATTCGACTATTCTGTTCAAGACTGTTTTGATTTTCACAGTAGTATTGAGAGTGAGATTGTACCAATCGTTAAAACATTTACAGAAGAAAGACTCGAGAAATTGGGCTATGGAGAGCTTAAACCCTACGACACAGCTGTTTCCTTAGATGGGAAACCTCCCCTAAAACCATTTGAAACTGGTGAAGAAATGCTTCAAAAGACCATAGAGCTTTTTTACAAGATTGATCCCTATTGTGGAGAGCGTCTGGAGATCATGAAAGCAATGAAGCACTTGGATTTGGAGTCTAAGAAGGGAAAGGCTCCGGGAGGATATAATTATCCGCTCTACGAAATTGGAGTTCCTTTTATTTTCATGAATAGCGTTGGATTACAACGAGATTTAGTAACGATGATTCACGAAGGAGGACATGCCGTTCATAGTTTCTTAAGTAGAGAGTTGGAGTTGACGCCATTTAAGAGTTTAACAAGTGAAATTGCTGAATTGGCCTCCATGAGTATGGAGTTGATTTCTATGGAGCACTGGGATGATATTTACGACAATAAAGAAGACCTAACGAGAGCTAAGAAAGAACAACTGCAAGGAGTCTTGGATGTGTTACCTTGGGTTGCAACAGTAGACGCTTTTCAACATTGGTTATATGAAAATCCAGCGCATACGGTTGAAGAAAGACATGAAGCGTGGTTGGTGATCAGTACGCGTTTTTCTAGCAATATGGTTGACTGGACAGATTATCCAGATTATCGTCAAGTAACCTGGCAAAAACAATTACATATCTATGAGGTTCCGTTCTATTATATTGAATATGGGATGGCTCAGTTAGGAGCAATTGCGATGTGGAGAAACTACAAGAAGGATCCTAAGAAAACCATGGAACAATACAAAGCAGCATTGTCTTTAGGGTATACAAAGTCTATTCCAGAAGTCTACGAAACAGCAGGGGTGAAATTTGATTTTTCAGGAGAATACATTGGGGAATTGGCCGCTTTTGTCAAAAAAGAATTAGCACAACTAAAATAA
- a CDS encoding PA0069 family radical SAM protein, with the protein MKGRGATYNPKNRFAKNDAERDREYLEFARFEDEDLKVKTEYIEVYPKTIINKVPSPDVPLDYSVNPYQGCEHGCVYCYARPTHEYWGYSAGLDFESKVLIKSNAVELLKKELCARSYVPRAILFSGNTDCYQPAEKKLEITRKMLTVLEDFNNPVGIITKNSLVLRDLDILRRMAEKQQAAVTISLTSLDEGTRRALEPRTSSAYNRLKAIETLAKNGVPVRVNIAPIIPAINDFEIPALLKSAASAGAQDASYIIVRLNHIVGDIFTEWAKEHFPDRAEKILSLVSDIHQGKLGDTNFNSRMRGAGAVAQQIRDLFKINLKKHLPNAQRIQLDNSQFKVIRNGQLGLF; encoded by the coding sequence GTGAAAGGTAGAGGAGCTACATATAATCCAAAAAATAGGTTTGCTAAAAATGATGCAGAAAGAGATCGTGAGTATCTCGAGTTTGCACGTTTTGAAGATGAAGATCTCAAGGTTAAAACTGAATACATTGAAGTTTACCCGAAAACAATCATCAATAAAGTTCCGAGTCCAGATGTTCCTTTAGATTATTCTGTTAATCCCTATCAGGGCTGTGAACACGGTTGTGTCTATTGTTATGCTCGACCAACTCATGAATATTGGGGGTATAGTGCCGGGCTTGATTTTGAAAGTAAAGTCTTAATCAAGTCGAATGCTGTTGAGCTTTTGAAAAAGGAACTTTGTGCTCGATCGTATGTTCCCAGAGCAATTTTATTTTCTGGAAATACAGACTGTTATCAACCAGCAGAAAAAAAGCTTGAGATAACTCGTAAAATGCTGACCGTTTTAGAAGACTTCAACAATCCGGTTGGCATTATAACCAAAAACAGTTTAGTTCTTCGCGATCTAGATATTTTGAGAAGAATGGCAGAAAAGCAGCAGGCAGCGGTAACCATATCGCTAACTTCATTGGATGAAGGAACCAGGCGAGCATTAGAACCAAGAACATCGTCTGCTTACAATCGATTAAAAGCAATCGAGACACTTGCGAAGAATGGCGTGCCTGTAAGGGTTAATATTGCGCCTATCATTCCAGCGATCAATGATTTTGAGATTCCTGCACTACTAAAATCAGCAGCCAGTGCTGGTGCTCAAGATGCTTCTTACATCATTGTCAGACTGAATCACATTGTTGGTGATATCTTTACGGAGTGGGCCAAGGAACATTTCCCAGATCGAGCGGAGAAAATCCTCTCTCTGGTCAGTGATATTCATCAGGGTAAATTGGGTGACACGAATTTCAATTCAAGAATGCGGGGGGCTGGTGCGGTGGCTCAACAGATCAGAGATCTCTTTAAAATCAACCTTAAAAAGCACCTTCCAAACGCACAGCGCATTCAACTAGACAACTCCCAATTCAAGGTGATCCGAAACGGTCAATTGGGTTTATTTTAG
- a CDS encoding SPFH domain-containing protein, with translation MIPGEMYGGIFGAIILIFLIYKSVVITKQKEANLIERLGRFHSIRRAGFSLIIPFIDRVAYKQDLRINELAVDIETITKDKVSVHIRVAVQYYIKDNPDSIKNSAYELSDFRNQIRSYVFDEIRAEVPRKELDEVFENKEDIEMAVKVGLSDAIEKYGFIIQNALVVDIDPDPNVKDAMNRINAATRDKIAALEEGEAAKIRKVKAAEAEADSKRLQGQGIADQRNAIIKGFEESISAFGNNTNIDQKEIMNFVILTQYYDTMREMAKDNPNVIFMPHSPDGQGLTSHLMAADIAGEMMEKNSKKDNI, from the coding sequence ATGATCCCAGGAGAAATGTACGGTGGAATATTCGGTGCCATCATTTTAATCTTTCTGATTTACAAATCAGTTGTTATCACCAAACAAAAAGAGGCCAACTTAATTGAACGTCTTGGCCGATTTCACTCCATCCGAAGAGCTGGTTTTTCTTTAATCATTCCATTTATCGATCGTGTAGCCTATAAACAGGACTTGAGAATTAATGAATTGGCTGTTGATATTGAAACAATTACAAAGGATAAAGTATCTGTTCATATCAGAGTGGCTGTACAGTATTACATTAAAGACAATCCAGACAGCATTAAAAATTCAGCTTATGAGCTCTCTGACTTTAGAAATCAGATTCGTTCTTACGTTTTTGATGAGATCAGAGCAGAGGTTCCAAGAAAAGAGTTAGATGAAGTGTTTGAGAATAAGGAAGATATCGAAATGGCTGTAAAAGTTGGTTTATCTGACGCAATTGAGAAATACGGTTTTATTATTCAAAACGCCTTGGTTGTAGATATTGATCCCGACCCAAATGTAAAAGATGCCATGAACAGAATTAATGCAGCTACACGAGATAAAATTGCGGCTCTGGAGGAAGGTGAAGCTGCTAAAATCAGAAAGGTAAAAGCGGCAGAGGCTGAAGCCGATTCAAAACGTCTTCAAGGTCAAGGAATTGCTGACCAAAGAAATGCGATCATCAAAGGTTTTGAGGAATCCATTAGTGCTTTTGGCAACAACACAAACATTGATCAAAAAGAGATTATGAACTTCGTAATTCTGACGCAATACTACGACACCATGCGTGAAATGGCTAAAGACAATCCAAACGTCATCTTCATGCCACACTCGCCAGATGGTCAAGGATTAACTTCACATTTAATGGCTGCGGATATTGCTGGTGAAATGATGGAGAAAAACTCGAAAAAGGACAACATCTAA
- the ligA gene encoding NAD-dependent DNA ligase LigA, with amino-acid sequence MSKERIAELTDKLNQWNHEYYVLSNPSVSDYDFDMALEELQKLEEQFPEFADPNSPTKRVGGDITENFKKVKHRFPMLSLSNSYSREEIEEFVERIDRSIGGDIEFVCELKYDGVAISLTYEEGVLVRAVTRGDGTEGEEVTANVRTIRTVPLKLHGEFPAFFEIRGEIVFPLEAFNQLNLEREEAGEPTFANPRNTASGTIKMQDSSIVASRGLDCYLYHVYAEENVGKGHLESILEAESWGFKVPQVTDKYIAKASTMDEVMAFIDHWDQHRSQLPFEIDGIVIKVNDFSIQEELGFTAKSPRWAIAYKFKAERVLTELQSITYQVGRTGAITPVANLAPVQLAGTTVKRASLHNADQIEKLDLRVGDMVYVEKGGEIIPKVVGVNLDQRPTSAVPVAYPTTCPECGTGLIRKEGEAQHYCPNDAGCAPQLKGKIEHFIGRKMMNIDGLGSETVEQLFDAGLIKNVADLYDLTKEQVLPLERMAEKSATKLINGIEASKKVPFEKVLFALGIRYVGETVAKKLAKHFESLENIQNATFEELVAVDEIGDKIAESIEEYFSKEENIKLLERLKAAGLTFEIGEQAQASGDALEGKTLVVSGVFTRSRDEMKALIEQYGGKVGSSISSKTDYLIRGEKMGPSKLQKAEKLGVPMISEEEFMELLGGEVQEHIEGQSNIKGSSQGTLF; translated from the coding sequence ATGTCTAAAGAGAGAATAGCTGAACTTACTGACAAGTTGAATCAATGGAATCATGAATACTATGTGTTGAGTAATCCATCAGTTAGTGATTATGACTTTGATATGGCACTAGAGGAGCTTCAGAAGTTGGAAGAGCAGTTTCCAGAGTTTGCAGACCCTAATTCACCCACGAAACGTGTTGGAGGAGACATTACAGAAAACTTTAAAAAAGTAAAGCATCGATTTCCGATGTTGTCTTTAAGCAATAGCTATTCAAGAGAAGAGATCGAGGAGTTTGTTGAACGGATCGATCGATCCATTGGTGGTGATATTGAGTTTGTATGCGAACTCAAATATGACGGGGTTGCAATATCTTTGACTTATGAAGAAGGTGTTTTAGTGAGAGCAGTAACCCGAGGTGATGGAACAGAAGGAGAAGAGGTAACTGCAAATGTTCGAACAATAAGAACAGTTCCTTTAAAGCTACATGGTGAGTTTCCTGCTTTTTTTGAGATCAGAGGTGAGATCGTTTTCCCATTGGAAGCATTTAATCAACTCAATCTAGAACGAGAAGAGGCTGGTGAACCTACGTTTGCTAATCCTAGAAACACGGCTTCAGGTACGATTAAAATGCAAGACTCATCCATCGTGGCTAGTCGGGGGTTGGATTGCTACCTCTATCACGTTTATGCTGAAGAAAACGTTGGGAAAGGTCATTTAGAAAGTATTTTGGAAGCAGAGAGCTGGGGGTTTAAAGTGCCTCAGGTGACGGATAAGTATATTGCCAAAGCATCTACTATGGATGAAGTGATGGCGTTCATTGATCACTGGGATCAACATCGCAGTCAATTACCTTTCGAGATTGACGGCATTGTGATCAAGGTGAACGATTTTAGCATTCAAGAGGAATTGGGTTTTACGGCTAAATCACCGAGATGGGCGATTGCTTACAAGTTCAAAGCAGAGCGAGTACTTACGGAATTGCAGTCGATTACTTATCAAGTGGGAAGAACTGGTGCAATCACTCCTGTTGCCAACTTAGCGCCTGTTCAACTGGCTGGAACAACGGTGAAAAGAGCAAGTTTGCATAATGCAGATCAGATTGAAAAACTTGACCTCAGAGTTGGCGATATGGTGTATGTGGAGAAAGGAGGGGAGATCATTCCAAAGGTGGTAGGGGTTAATTTGGATCAAAGACCAACCTCTGCTGTTCCTGTTGCCTATCCAACAACTTGTCCGGAGTGTGGAACGGGTTTGATACGAAAAGAAGGCGAAGCACAGCATTATTGTCCAAATGACGCGGGTTGTGCTCCACAACTTAAGGGTAAGATTGAACACTTTATTGGTCGGAAGATGATGAATATTGACGGACTAGGATCGGAGACGGTAGAACAATTATTTGATGCTGGCTTGATTAAGAATGTAGCTGATTTATATGATCTAACCAAAGAACAGGTGTTGCCATTGGAAAGAATGGCCGAGAAGTCTGCAACCAAGTTGATCAATGGAATAGAAGCTTCCAAGAAAGTGCCTTTTGAAAAGGTATTGTTTGCTCTGGGTATCAGGTATGTTGGTGAAACCGTTGCTAAGAAATTAGCAAAACATTTTGAGTCTCTTGAAAACATCCAGAATGCTACTTTCGAAGAGTTAGTTGCTGTAGATGAGATTGGTGATAAGATTGCTGAGAGTATTGAGGAGTACTTCTCCAAAGAAGAAAACATCAAGTTATTGGAAAGATTAAAGGCGGCTGGGTTAACCTTTGAAATCGGAGAGCAAGCTCAGGCTTCAGGTGATGCGCTCGAAGGAAAGACGTTGGTGGTAAGCGGTGTGTTCACCCGTTCTCGAGACGAAATGAAAGCGCTCATCGAACAGTATGGAGGTAAAGTAGGGTCTTCCATTTCATCAAAAACAGACTACCTGATTCGAGGCGAGAAAATGGGTCCCTCAAAACTTCAAAAGGCTGAAAAGCTTGGTGTTCCAATGATCTCAGAAGAAGAGTTTATGGAACTGCTAGGGGGTGAGGTTCAGGAACATATCGAAGGGCAATCGAATATAAAAGGTTCAAGTCAAGGCACTTTGTTTTAA
- a CDS encoding T9SS type A sorting domain-containing protein — MKKTLLYLILATISFQVDAQNLISTSGTSVQDANTKLAYSIGETVVTTYTQGSDQITQGFHQGNTTVSFTSENQLELQLFPNPNNGVFFLSKKDLQPLSYKLFTIEGVLLNSGAFTSLRKEFDLSAYANGNYLLEVLPLGDKTQKTILKINKTN; from the coding sequence ATGAAAAAGACGTTACTCTATCTAATACTGGCAACCATCAGTTTTCAGGTTGATGCTCAGAATCTGATATCTACCTCAGGGACTTCTGTTCAGGATGCCAACACTAAGTTAGCCTACTCTATTGGAGAAACAGTGGTGACCACATACACTCAAGGGAGTGATCAGATCACCCAAGGATTTCATCAAGGAAACACTACTGTTTCTTTTACTTCTGAAAACCAATTAGAACTTCAGCTTTTTCCGAATCCAAATAACGGAGTCTTTTTCCTTTCAAAGAAAGATTTACAACCCTTGAGTTATAAGCTCTTCACAATCGAAGGAGTATTACTCAATAGTGGGGCCTTTACCTCATTGAGAAAGGAATTTGACCTTTCTGCTTATGCAAATGGCAACTACTTACTTGAGGTTTTACCACTTGGAGACAAAACACAAAAAACTATACTAAAAATCAATAAAACGAACTAA
- a CDS encoding LytR/AlgR family response regulator transcription factor, whose product MALKILIVEDEVNGQITLKNIIMQFSSEQHEVAIADGVQDALRVTATFRPDLVFLDVHLSDGTGFNYLEKLDAIPFNLVFVTAFDHYAQRAIKFAALDYILKPFEPDEIVSSIEKAEQHLADKNLKEKIDFLFQQQEKNDKIILPTQDGFEIYSLEDIAYVMSENNYSIFKTRNGKELIVTKTLKYFENLLTNSSFIRTHQRYLVNVNFITKYIKGEGGFVIVLDQELPVSRRKKEALLTALSNKFLQ is encoded by the coding sequence ATGGCACTGAAAATACTTATTGTTGAGGACGAGGTAAATGGGCAGATCACGTTGAAAAACATTATCATGCAATTCTCCAGTGAGCAGCATGAAGTGGCTATAGCAGATGGTGTTCAGGACGCCCTCAGAGTTACTGCCACTTTTCGTCCCGACCTTGTATTCCTTGATGTTCACCTTTCTGATGGCACTGGATTTAACTATCTAGAAAAGTTAGATGCCATTCCTTTTAATCTTGTATTTGTTACTGCTTTTGACCATTACGCTCAAAGAGCCATAAAGTTTGCTGCATTAGATTACATCCTAAAACCCTTTGAGCCCGATGAAATAGTTAGTTCCATTGAAAAAGCAGAACAACATTTAGCGGATAAAAACCTGAAAGAGAAGATCGATTTTCTGTTTCAACAACAAGAGAAAAATGACAAGATCATTCTGCCAACGCAAGATGGTTTTGAGATTTACTCCCTTGAAGACATCGCCTACGTTATGTCTGAAAATAACTACAGCATCTTCAAGACCCGAAATGGAAAGGAATTGATCGTTACCAAAACCTTAAAATACTTTGAAAACTTACTCACGAACTCCTCTTTCATAAGAACACATCAGCGTTATCTTGTCAATGTGAACTTCATCACAAAATACATCAAGGGTGAAGGAGGTTTTGTAATCGTTCTTGATCAGGAATTGCCCGTATCAAGAAGAAAAAAGGAGGCATTACTAACCGCCCTATCAAACAAATTCTTGCAATAG
- a CDS encoding histidine kinase codes for MKPIIRKILFRTSLLLSVITNWINFYSQSENLEQLYSDSLFTNPTYSQEIALQMSQSSASDSLKSEWLKKVGIAYYYGADLDAATDYYKQAISKSKDPIFIAKCYSNIGVCFVEKHNYDSAIVYYNKAVGQLTETNHPFLGIIHTNLSKLYGDLEVYQKGVDHGKNAVYILSQNKSTHLSSLGNAYLNLGACYAGQDLQDSSIKYNGLAKKIFNETNQWSLQIASIRNLIKAFDIKEEQDSVSPLLQQYKNLLKTQPSDYYEMFFHQANGIYLYKTNHFDQAKIAYEKALILANELDNTVLIKDLQQNLALVYKKMGDYEQAYKSITYYHQLNDSLEHIKTGLKILEVEEKFQNAKKDKEIAILNKDIEIAAKNTKLQQLEIADQNQKIANRNLMIVSITLAGLVILSFVWIILKRRELRIKTNWLTSENERLKTERKLLQSQMNPHFIFNTLNSIQRFILENDTKSATTYMGKFGKLLRKILDFTRTDSVTLSEELSVLESYLGFEKLRFNDKFSYSIEDQTDASDDIELPPLITQPFVENAILHGFKEIDYIGKVNVTAKIEGAHLYLIITDNGIGREQAKLNSDFDRKSHGIEITMQRLKSEHHLNEVIYEDLFDSTKETSGTKVTIKIYLD; via the coding sequence TTGAAGCCGATAATAAGAAAAATACTGTTCAGGACTTCACTCTTGCTAAGTGTAATCACAAACTGGATCAACTTTTATTCTCAATCAGAAAATCTTGAACAATTATATAGTGACTCCTTATTTACTAACCCAACCTATTCGCAGGAAATTGCACTTCAAATGTCCCAAAGCAGTGCTTCTGACTCCTTAAAGAGCGAATGGTTAAAGAAAGTTGGTATCGCCTATTATTATGGAGCCGACCTAGATGCTGCTACAGATTATTATAAACAAGCGATTTCTAAATCTAAGGATCCTATTTTCATTGCAAAATGCTACTCAAATATTGGTGTGTGCTTTGTTGAAAAACACAACTACGATTCAGCCATTGTTTATTATAACAAGGCAGTCGGACAGTTGACAGAAACTAACCATCCATTTCTCGGAATCATTCATACGAATCTATCCAAGCTTTATGGAGATTTAGAGGTTTATCAAAAAGGTGTTGACCATGGTAAAAATGCTGTATATATTTTATCACAAAACAAAAGCACCCATTTATCCAGCTTGGGCAATGCTTACCTCAACCTTGGTGCATGCTATGCTGGGCAAGACCTTCAGGACTCATCCATAAAATACAATGGCTTAGCGAAAAAAATATTTAACGAAACGAATCAGTGGTCACTACAGATCGCTTCTATTCGGAATCTTATCAAAGCCTTCGATATAAAAGAAGAACAGGATAGTGTGTCACCACTCCTACAACAATATAAAAACTTACTAAAAACCCAGCCTTCTGATTACTACGAAATGTTCTTTCATCAGGCCAATGGCATTTACCTTTATAAAACCAATCATTTTGATCAGGCTAAAATAGCTTATGAAAAAGCGTTGATCCTGGCAAATGAACTTGACAACACTGTTCTCATTAAGGATTTACAGCAAAACCTAGCATTGGTCTACAAAAAAATGGGTGACTATGAACAGGCCTATAAATCAATCACGTATTATCATCAGCTAAACGACAGCCTAGAACACATCAAAACAGGATTGAAGATTCTTGAGGTTGAAGAGAAGTTTCAAAATGCCAAAAAGGACAAGGAAATTGCCATCCTCAACAAGGATATCGAGATCGCTGCAAAAAATACGAAACTGCAACAATTAGAGATCGCTGATCAAAACCAAAAGATAGCAAACAGAAACTTAATGATTGTGAGTATAACGCTTGCAGGACTGGTAATTCTCTCGTTTGTCTGGATCATTCTTAAGAGGAGGGAGCTCCGGATTAAAACGAATTGGTTAACATCAGAAAATGAACGATTAAAAACTGAGAGGAAGCTATTGCAATCGCAAATGAATCCTCACTTCATTTTTAATACACTAAACTCTATCCAGCGCTTTATTCTAGAAAACGATACTAAATCTGCCACAACCTATATGGGTAAATTTGGTAAACTCCTTCGAAAAATTCTAGACTTTACCAGAACAGACAGTGTAACCCTATCTGAGGAGCTAAGTGTTTTAGAAAGCTATTTGGGTTTCGAAAAGCTCCGTTTTAATGATAAGTTTAGTTACTCCATTGAAGACCAAACTGATGCATCTGATGACATTGAACTTCCTCCTTTGATTACTCAACCATTTGTCGAAAACGCAATTCTCCATGGGTTTAAAGAAATCGACTACATTGGAAAAGTAAATGTAACCGCTAAAATTGAAGGAGCACATCTCTACTTAATCATTACAGATAACGGTATCGGAAGGGAGCAAGCCAAGTTGAACTCAGATTTTGACCGAAAATCTCATGGCATTGAAATTACCATGCAAAGACTCAAATCTGAGCATCACTTGAATGAAGTTATCTATGAGGATCTCTTTGATTCCACAAAGGAGACATCAGGAACCAAAGTGACAATAAAAATATATTTAGATTAG
- a CDS encoding MFS transporter, which produces MGRFKSKDPYASLREREFKPYVIMRFALVFAWTMQFIVIEWEVYHLTKDPLSLGIIGLMEIIPALSIALFAGHIIDKSEKRKLLMICVFAFSSLSLALVYLTSSYALESFNEQFILYGIYGCVFIGGIVRSFISPTIFALLSLIVPKKLYGNATTWSSSAWQMGSVLGPATAGLAIHQFGVSWSLAIVLFMTLVGLTMLLQISPKPIMNKETSEPIFTSLKKGILFVYRTKELFGAILLDMVAVLFGGAMALLPIYATDILDVGSIGFGVLRAAPAIGSFLTILIMAYIPITRNAGKKLLYAIFGFGLSIILFGWSEWFWLSVFALFMSGVLDGISVVIRSTILQLFTPDEMRGRVASVNSMFVGSSNELGAFESGVTAKLFGPVKAVIGGGILTLLIVLGMGAKLPRLRELHFPEEEE; this is translated from the coding sequence ATGGGCAGGTTCAAAAGTAAAGATCCTTACGCTTCTTTACGCGAAAGGGAGTTCAAGCCTTATGTAATCATGAGGTTTGCACTGGTTTTTGCCTGGACGATGCAATTCATTGTGATCGAGTGGGAAGTTTACCACCTCACGAAAGACCCACTTTCTCTTGGTATCATAGGACTAATGGAAATCATTCCAGCCCTTTCTATTGCTTTATTCGCGGGTCACATCATTGATAAAAGTGAAAAGCGAAAACTCTTGATGATCTGCGTATTTGCATTTTCTTCTCTCAGTTTGGCACTGGTTTACCTAACCTCGAGTTACGCTCTTGAATCCTTTAATGAGCAATTCATCTTATATGGGATCTATGGATGCGTATTTATTGGCGGTATCGTTCGTTCATTTATTAGTCCAACCATCTTTGCGCTTTTGAGTTTGATCGTACCTAAAAAACTGTACGGAAATGCAACCACCTGGAGCAGCTCCGCATGGCAGATGGGTTCCGTTCTTGGGCCAGCAACTGCAGGACTGGCCATTCATCAGTTTGGTGTTTCCTGGTCGTTAGCAATTGTTCTTTTCATGACATTGGTTGGATTGACAATGCTACTTCAAATCAGTCCAAAACCAATCATGAACAAAGAAACTTCTGAGCCTATTTTCACAAGTTTAAAAAAGGGCATCCTCTTCGTTTATCGAACTAAAGAGCTTTTTGGAGCTATTTTGTTAGACATGGTTGCCGTGCTGTTTGGCGGTGCGATGGCACTTTTGCCCATTTACGCAACAGATATTTTAGACGTTGGGTCAATTGGATTTGGAGTATTAAGGGCGGCACCTGCCATCGGCTCTTTTCTAACAATCCTTATCATGGCATATATTCCGATTACGAGAAATGCAGGAAAAAAGCTTCTCTACGCCATCTTCGGCTTCGGGCTAAGCATTATCCTTTTCGGTTGGTCAGAATGGTTCTGGCTATCGGTATTTGCACTTTTCATGAGTGGAGTGCTAGATGGCATCTCTGTGGTCATCAGGAGTACGATTCTACAGCTATTTACGCCAGATGAAATGAGAGGCCGAGTGGCATCAGTAAACAGTATGTTTGTGGGTTCATCCAATGAACTCGGTGCTTTTGAAAGTGGTGTAACTGCCAAATTATTTGGCCCTGTAAAAGCGGTTATTGGAGGAGGAATTTTAACCTTACTCATCGTTTTGGGTATGGGTGCTAAATTACCCCGCCTTCGAGAGTTACATTTTCCAGAAGAAGAGGAATAG